From Melanotaenia boesemani isolate fMelBoe1 chromosome 12, fMelBoe1.pri, whole genome shotgun sequence, a single genomic window includes:
- the LOC121650424 gene encoding zinc finger protein 774, with protein MAHKAIHSRDRPFKCPECGKTFGQASHLKTHHRLHTGEKPFKCTYCDKSFTQKAGLLAHFRLHTGERPYKCENCGAGFRSVALLLSHKDQEASRQTVPVPAPAPEPEPEPPLKQPEGTQNGMEDLKCGICCRTFVRSSYIRLHIRLKKGQRPYHCKVCNKTFVKLDTFVNHCDKHLRQKKEKNKAVRAKVVKPPLFVPLSKSPSPESTQPLSPEVNTRSRAKAKTKTEP; from the coding sequence ATGGCTCACAAGGCGATCCACAGTAGAGACAGGCCATTTAAGTGTCCTGAGTGTGGGAAGACTTTCGGTCAAGCTTCGCATCTGAAGACCCACCATCGACTCCACACAGGTGAAAAGCCTTTCAAGTGCACCTATTGTGACAAATCTTTCACGCAGAAGGCTGGGCTCTTGGCACATTTTCGGCTTCATACTGGAGAGAGGCCATACAAGTGTGAGAACTGTGGTGCAGGGTTCCGTTCTGTGGCACTCCTGCTCTCTCACAAGGATCAGGAGGCTTCCAGACAGACCGTACCAGTACCAGCACCTGCACCTGAGCCTGAACCCGAACCACCCCTCAAGCAGCCTGAAGGGACACAAAACGGCATGGAGGATCTGAAGTGTGGCATCTGCTGCCGCACTTTTGTGCGCTCATCATACATCAGACTGCACATACGCCTGAAGAAAGGACAACGACCTTATCACTGCAAAGTGTGCAACAAGACCTTTGTCAAGCTGGATACATTTGTGAACCACTGTGACAAACACTTGAggcagaaaaaggagaaaaacaaagcgGTTCGAGCCAAAGTTGTTAAACCTCCTTTGTTTGTTCCACTCTCCAAGTCTCCCTCTCCTGAGTCTACGCAGCCTTTATCCCCAGAGGTCAACACACGCTCCAGAGCAAAAGCAAAGACTAAGACTGAGCCGTAA